The Flavobacteriaceae bacterium 3519-10 genome includes a window with the following:
- a CDS encoding TonB-dependent receptor, plug: protein MLRTKNNYMKRNTITVTCIAAVFFLGISAHAQSVQDTVLKENKIEEVVMIGYGSVRKSDLTGSVATVSGDALKQIPVSNVAEALTGKVAGVQIISTEGAPDAEISLRVRGGGSITQDSSPLIIVDGFPVGSMSEVTPSDIETITVLKDASSTAIYGSRGAYGVVLITTKGAKSGKVTGAFNSFTGYKWLAKKINVLTPYDYAKWQFENALLLNDVPSYNNYFLPFNQIDQYRSYEALDWQDRIYGNTGVVHSNDFGVRGGNEKTSFNINLANFKDDGIMLGSGYNRDNITVNLKNKPKDNVDLSVTFRYSNTDIKGGGANEQREFSNTDARLRHSVGYSPIDIPALTTDDTDEAEAGYLVNPYVAVRDNDRRQNRKNYTVQGGLGWTIIKNLKFQSNVGMEFSRLQDYRYYGRSTYYAKNNAPSTLQGLPAMAFTNTEREGFRIANTLNYDFKSILSDNHSLRLMVGQEYNNLKSNVLSTLNFGFPRLFSFDDTVNLTSEAQDFSISNEYAPDDRLLSFFGRLNYDFLNKYLLTATLRADGSSKFAANNKWAYFPSVAVGWKVNEENFLNDVSWIRLLKLRASYGEAGNNGIPTGVSVQTFQSTQTTWINDVSSYWAAAKILANPDLQWETTVSQNAGLDYELFNGRISGTVEVYKNITKDLLIPFPTPGTGYDGQWRNMGETQNKGVETSLNIEAIKKEDYSLSLGFNVSFNKNNINELGSGMEELLQSSNFASAVGVDYLVRVGLPLGVMYGYQNDGRYEVADFDYTTGSPVLRTGIANASAIVGAVKPGSMKLRDINGDGIVNADDRTIIGNATPKHTGGFTLNATAKNFDFSAGFNWSVGNDVYNANKIEFSTTTISSPDGQFRNLSTEMADGIRWTNMDSAGNLVTDPDQLAALNAGTTMWSPYMPRYVFSDWAVEDGSFLRLNTLTLGYSLPDSFVRSIKLTKFRLYASAYNVFVITNYSGMDPEVSTRRQTPMTPGVDYSGFPRSRQVVFGANLNF from the coding sequence ATGCTCCGAACTAAAAATAACTATATGAAGAGAAATACAATAACAGTAACCTGCATTGCAGCCGTGTTTTTTCTTGGAATCAGCGCGCACGCACAAAGCGTACAGGATACCGTTCTTAAAGAAAACAAGATCGAGGAGGTAGTAATGATCGGTTACGGATCTGTGCGTAAAAGCGATCTTACCGGCTCTGTTGCAACTGTAAGTGGCGATGCACTGAAGCAGATTCCCGTTTCGAATGTTGCGGAAGCGTTGACCGGTAAGGTTGCGGGTGTACAGATAATATCAACTGAAGGTGCGCCTGATGCAGAAATCAGTCTGAGAGTGCGTGGTGGCGGTTCTATTACGCAGGACAGTTCACCGCTCATCATTGTTGATGGTTTTCCCGTTGGCTCAATGAGTGAGGTAACACCGTCGGATATTGAGACGATAACAGTTCTTAAAGATGCATCCTCCACCGCAATCTACGGTTCGCGTGGTGCTTACGGGGTTGTGCTCATTACAACAAAAGGTGCGAAAAGCGGTAAAGTAACAGGTGCATTTAATTCTTTTACGGGATACAAATGGCTCGCAAAGAAAATTAATGTTTTAACGCCATACGATTATGCAAAGTGGCAGTTCGAAAATGCGTTGCTTTTGAACGATGTTCCATCTTACAATAATTATTTCCTTCCGTTCAACCAGATCGATCAGTACAGATCTTATGAAGCATTAGACTGGCAGGACAGAATTTATGGCAATACCGGCGTTGTGCACAGCAACGACTTCGGTGTAAGAGGCGGAAACGAAAAAACAAGCTTCAACATCAACCTTGCCAACTTCAAGGACGATGGTATTATGCTGGGTTCAGGGTACAACCGAGATAATATTACGGTAAACCTCAAAAACAAACCGAAAGACAATGTTGATTTATCAGTAACGTTCAGATACTCAAATACAGACATCAAAGGCGGTGGCGCTAACGAGCAGCGTGAATTTTCTAACACCGACGCCAGGCTTCGCCACAGTGTAGGCTATTCGCCAATTGACATTCCGGCACTTACGACGGATGATACCGATGAGGCAGAAGCAGGTTACCTCGTAAACCCATATGTTGCGGTACGCGATAACGACCGCAGACAGAACCGAAAAAATTATACCGTACAGGGAGGTTTAGGCTGGACAATTATCAAAAATCTTAAGTTCCAGTCTAATGTTGGAATGGAATTTTCGAGACTTCAGGATTACCGGTATTACGGTAGATCTACTTATTACGCAAAAAACAATGCGCCTTCTACACTTCAGGGCTTGCCGGCGATGGCATTCACAAATACCGAACGGGAAGGTTTCAGGATTGCGAATACCCTGAATTATGACTTTAAAAGCATCCTAAGCGATAATCACTCGTTGAGACTGATGGTGGGGCAGGAATATAATAACTTAAAGTCAAATGTCCTTTCTACGCTTAATTTTGGGTTCCCAAGACTGTTTTCTTTTGATGATACCGTTAATCTGACTTCAGAGGCACAGGATTTCAGTATAAGCAATGAATATGCACCAGACGACAGGTTGCTTTCCTTTTTCGGAAGGTTGAACTATGATTTCCTTAACAAATATTTACTTACTGCAACGCTAAGGGCTGATGGATCAAGTAAATTCGCTGCCAATAATAAATGGGCATATTTCCCGTCTGTAGCTGTGGGTTGGAAAGTAAATGAAGAAAATTTCCTTAACGATGTTTCCTGGATAAGATTATTGAAACTTCGCGCGAGCTACGGTGAGGCGGGTAATAACGGAATCCCAACGGGCGTGAGTGTTCAGACATTTCAGTCTACTCAAACTACTTGGATCAACGACGTGAGCAGCTATTGGGCAGCCGCAAAAATTTTGGCAAATCCGGATTTGCAATGGGAAACCACAGTTTCGCAGAATGCGGGTTTAGACTATGAATTATTTAATGGTAGAATTAGCGGTACTGTGGAGGTTTATAAAAACATCACCAAAGACCTGCTTATTCCTTTTCCGACGCCGGGCACAGGTTACGACGGGCAATGGAGAAATATGGGTGAAACCCAAAACAAGGGTGTAGAAACGTCGTTAAATATCGAGGCCATCAAAAAAGAGGATTATTCCCTGAGTCTTGGTTTTAACGTTTCATTCAATAAAAATAACATCAATGAACTTGGCAGCGGCATGGAGGAGTTGTTACAGTCATCGAACTTCGCGTCGGCTGTAGGGGTTGATTATCTTGTCCGTGTAGGTTTGCCACTCGGTGTGATGTACGGATACCAGAATGACGGCCGGTATGAGGTAGCAGATTTCGATTATACCACGGGGTCACCTGTGCTAAGAACTGGTATCGCCAATGCATCGGCAATCGTGGGTGCTGTGAAACCGGGCTCGATGAAACTTAGAGATATTAACGGCGACGGCATCGTCAATGCAGATGACAGAACCATTATCGGTAACGCTACACCGAAACATACTGGTGGATTTACACTTAATGCTACCGCTAAGAATTTTGATTTTTCCGCAGGCTTTAACTGGAGTGTAGGGAATGATGTTTATAATGCGAACAAAATCGAATTCAGTACAACAACCATATCATCACCTGACGGACAGTTCAGAAACTTAAGCACAGAAATGGCAGACGGTATCCGTTGGACCAATATGGATTCTGCAGGAAACCTCGTTACAGATCCGGATCAGCTGGCCGCACTTAATGCAGGAACCACAATGTGGTCACCTTACATGCCAAGATACGTATTCAGCGACTGGGCGGTTGAAGACGGTTCTTTCCTGAGATTAAACACCCTGACATTAGGCTATTCACTGCCAGACAGTTTTGTGAGAAGCATCAAGCTTACAAAATTCAGACTGTATGCTTCCGCGTATAACGTATTTGTAATTACCAATTATTCAGGAATGGATCCTGAGGTTTCCACACGAAGACAGACGCCAATGACGCCGGGTGTTGATTATTCGGGCTTTCCACGAAGCAGACAGGTTGTATTCGGTGCAAACCTAAATTTCTAA